In one Bacillus thuringiensis genomic region, the following are encoded:
- a CDS encoding ABC transporter permease: protein MSKNIISRVENISQPQFYNHNKLWTKPFIIAIIVVIILGIISLFTGVYDIRGQEDGTEMFFITRVPRTAALMLTGAAMAMAGLVMQLITQNRFVEPTTTGTIEWSGLGLLFVYLLFPAPTLVQRMTGAIIFSFIGTMIFFLFLRRVKLRSSLIVPIIGLMLGAVISAVSTFLGLLFQKTQSIETWFVGSFANIQVGRYEYLWLIVIITFLIFMYANRLTLAGLGEDVATSLGVNYNRIVLFGTALISVAVGIVAAVIGHLPFLGLIVPNIVSMFRGDDLRSNLPWVCVIGMGSITACDIISRTIIQPFELPVSLILATVGAVVFITILLRQRKPRRLR, encoded by the coding sequence GTGTCAAAAAATATAATTTCTAGGGTTGAGAATATTTCTCAACCCCAGTTTTATAATCACAATAAATTATGGACAAAACCTTTTATAATAGCCATTATAGTTGTTATAATTTTAGGGATTATATCACTGTTTACTGGAGTTTATGATATACGTGGACAAGAGGACGGGACAGAGATGTTTTTCATAACTCGTGTTCCGAGAACAGCTGCATTAATGCTTACTGGAGCTGCGATGGCGATGGCAGGGCTCGTAATGCAACTCATTACACAGAATCGCTTTGTTGAACCTACTACAACGGGGACTATTGAATGGTCAGGCTTAGGCCTGCTTTTTGTGTATTTATTATTTCCTGCCCCGACTTTAGTTCAAAGAATGACTGGTGCAATCATTTTTTCTTTTATAGGAACTATGATTTTCTTTCTATTTTTAAGAAGAGTTAAGCTTCGTTCGTCTTTAATTGTTCCGATTATTGGATTGATGCTTGGAGCAGTAATTTCTGCAGTGTCTACTTTTTTAGGACTCCTTTTTCAAAAGACGCAAAGTATTGAAACTTGGTTTGTAGGTTCATTTGCTAACATTCAGGTGGGAAGATATGAATATTTATGGCTGATTGTTATCATTACTTTTCTTATTTTTATGTATGCGAATAGATTGACTTTAGCTGGACTAGGAGAAGATGTCGCAACAAGTCTTGGAGTTAATTACAATAGAATTGTTCTTTTTGGGACTGCTCTTATCTCTGTTGCAGTTGGAATTGTTGCAGCTGTTATTGGACACTTACCTTTCTTAGGATTAATTGTGCCAAATATCGTTTCAATGTTTAGAGGTGATGATCTTAGGAGTAATTTACCTTGGGTTTGTGTGATCGGAATGGGGTCAATAACTGCCTGTGACATCATTTCTCGAACAATTATACAGCCTTTTGAATTACCTGTTTCTTTAATACTTGCAACAGTAGGAGCAGTCGTGTTTATTACTATTTTATTGAGACAAAGAAAACCAAGGAGGCTACGATGA
- a CDS encoding iron chelate uptake ABC transporter family permease subunit gives MITLEYRKKENVEIDSSLHNESRSASAFRSKKEARRYWILLITLIALGLLSSYGLLVYNNPVPIDSPSFIPVVKRRIVAIVAMIIAAVCHSLSTVAFQSITNNKIITPSLLGFESLYSAIQTSTIFFFGASALIKFNGIGSFLFQVVVMVFMSLILYGWLLSGKYGNLQLMLLVGIIIGTGLNSVSTFMRKLLAPSEFDILQARLFGSVNHADPAYFPIVIPMIIIVAVLIFAHSKNLNVLSLGKDVATSFGVKYQPSVIYTLVLVAILMSISTALIGPLTFYGFLVATLSYQAAATYDHRYIFPMAFAIGFLIMTSAYFLMYHVFHAQGVVSVIIELFGGIIFLTIVLRKRAL, from the coding sequence ATGATCACATTAGAATATAGAAAAAAAGAAAATGTCGAAATCGATTCTAGCCTTCATAATGAAAGTAGATCAGCTAGCGCTTTTCGGTCTAAGAAGGAAGCAAGACGTTATTGGATTTTACTGATAACATTGATTGCTTTAGGTCTTCTTTCTTCATATGGACTTTTAGTTTATAACAATCCAGTTCCGATAGATTCACCTTCTTTTATCCCAGTCGTTAAGAGAAGGATAGTAGCTATTGTTGCAATGATTATCGCTGCAGTTTGCCATAGCTTGTCGACAGTTGCATTCCAATCTATTACGAATAATAAAATTATTACTCCATCGCTTTTAGGTTTCGAATCACTTTATTCAGCAATTCAAACGAGTACAATATTCTTCTTTGGTGCTAGTGCATTAATAAAGTTTAATGGAATTGGATCATTTTTATTTCAAGTTGTTGTTATGGTCTTCATGAGTTTGATACTTTATGGATGGTTACTTTCCGGTAAATACGGGAATTTACAACTTATGCTTTTAGTTGGAATTATTATTGGTACCGGGCTAAATTCAGTTTCAACTTTCATGAGAAAACTACTTGCGCCTTCAGAATTTGATATTCTACAAGCAAGATTATTTGGTTCTGTTAATCATGCAGATCCTGCATATTTTCCTATTGTAATTCCTATGATTATAATTGTAGCGGTATTAATTTTTGCTCATTCTAAGAATTTAAATGTTTTGTCACTAGGAAAGGATGTTGCTACTTCTTTTGGAGTTAAATATCAACCTAGTGTAATTTATACGCTTGTATTAGTTGCTATTTTAATGTCCATTTCAACAGCTCTAATTGGGCCACTTACTTTCTACGGCTTTTTAGTGGCAACTTTGAGTTATCAGGCAGCGGCAACTTATGATCATAGATATATTTTTCCGATGGCTTTTGCTATAGGATTTTTAATAATGACGAGCGCATACTTTTTAATGTATCATGTATTCCATGCTCAAGGTGTAGTTTCAGTTATTATTGAATTATTTGGTGGAATTATATTCTTAACTATAGTTTTAAGGAAGAGGGCTTTATGA
- a CDS encoding iron ABC transporter ATP-binding protein, whose protein sequence is MIKIDNVKKFYTDKVKIGPLDIEIPKAGFTSLIGPNGAGKSTTLLMIGRLLDMDEGQIQVANMDVSESKSKDLAKVLTILRQENHFVTRLTVRQLVGFGRFPYSKGRLTKEDEVIISKYIDFLDLTSLENRYLDELSGGQRQRAYVAMVLCQETEYVLLDEPLNNLDVARSVQMMEHLRRAANEFGRTILTVMHDINFAAKYSDKICAMKDGQIAAFGTVEEVMDPTLLTDIFETKIEIINGPYGPIAVY, encoded by the coding sequence ATGATAAAAATTGATAATGTTAAAAAGTTCTATACTGATAAGGTAAAAATAGGACCTTTGGATATTGAAATACCAAAAGCAGGCTTTACTTCTTTAATCGGACCAAATGGTGCTGGAAAGTCAACGACACTTTTGATGATTGGCAGACTTTTAGATATGGATGAAGGTCAAATTCAGGTAGCAAATATGGATGTTTCTGAATCCAAATCAAAAGACTTAGCAAAAGTTTTGACTATATTGCGACAAGAAAATCATTTTGTAACTAGACTTACTGTTAGACAACTAGTTGGATTTGGGCGCTTTCCTTATTCAAAGGGAAGATTGACTAAAGAAGATGAGGTTATCATTTCTAAATATATCGATTTCTTAGATTTAACTAGTTTAGAGAATAGATATTTAGATGAGCTTTCTGGTGGTCAAAGACAAAGGGCATATGTAGCGATGGTATTGTGCCAAGAGACTGAATATGTACTTTTGGACGAACCTTTGAACAACCTTGATGTTGCTCGCTCTGTTCAAATGATGGAGCATTTGAGACGTGCAGCTAATGAATTTGGACGAACAATTTTGACTGTCATGCATGATATAAATTTTGCGGCTAAATACTCTGATAAAATTTGTGCTATGAAAGATGGACAAATTGCTGCTTTCGGAACAGTAGAAGAAGTTATGGATCCAACACTTTTGACGGATATTTTTGAAACGAAAATAGAGATTATTAATGGTCCTTATGGGCCAATCGCTGTTTATTAG